TTGAGTATATTTTTGCAATTgtatttataatatataataataataataataatataataataatataatataataataataacaataataataataataacaatatatgcCATtgagcagacgcttttatcaaaagcgacttacagtcatgtgtgcatacattctacgtatgggtggtcccggggattgaacccactaccctggcattacaagcgccatgctctaccaactgagctacagaagtattTAAAAGCaactacttttagacttttactcaagtagtattttactgggtgactttcacttttacttgaataATTTtcaattaaggtatctttacttttactcaagtatgacaattgggtactttttccaccactgtaaaaGAGAATATGATTATGTTTGCATTCACTTGTCATTAAGGTTTTCTGAACTCGGTAGGCTATAAAACAGTGAATTACTTTAAAAACTGGTGTaaaacatctgcattgtttgTCGGCTTTATTCAGGATGGAAAAAGTAAACATCCTAAGTAAAATGCATGATATACaagtcaaaccaaatcaaattttatttgtcacatacacatggttagcagatgttaatgcgaatgtagcgaaatgcttgtgcttctagttccgacaatgcagtgataaccaacaagtaatctaagtaacaattccaaaactactgtcttatacacagtgtaaggggataaagaatatgtacataaggatatatgaatgagtgatggtacagagcagcatacagtagatggtatcgagtacagtatatacatatgagatgagtatgtagacaaagtaaacaaagtggcatagttaaagtggctagtgatacatgtattacataaggatgcagtcgatgatgtagagtacagtatatacgtatgtatatgagatgaataatgtaaggtaagtaacattatataaggtagcattgtttaaagtggctagtgatatatttacatcatttcccatcaattcccattattaaagtggctggagttggcagcagccactcaatgttagtggtggctgtttaacagtctgatggccttgagatagaagctgtttttcagtctctcggtcccagctttgatgcacctgtactgacctcgccttctggatgatagcggggtgaacaggcagtggttcgggtggttgatgtccttgatgatctttatggccttcctgtaacatcgggtggtgtagctgtcctggagggcaggtagtttgcccccggtgatgcgttgtcaCAGAACAACGCACTGTACAGCATGTATTGTGTGTTGTGCCTGTGTATAGTTATCTAAAATGTTCTCTCTCCCTGAATTACAATCTCTCACCCCCAATCTGGATTATCTTCTTCAACAGAGCAAACCATTTCTCTACCTCGAACCAAAACGGGTCCCTCATATGGGGAAAGAAGTCTTTTAGAACCCTTTTTCTGAGTGTTTTCAAAAGCAAATGATATAGTTCTGTATCCGTTTTTAGCTTTATATCTCATTGTGATCTTTTCTGTTTCTTTCAATTATTAGACACTGAGAACTTGACTATCTgaagtatttatcctgtcttatccggtgtcctgtgtgaatttaagtatgctctctctctctctctctctctttctctctctcggaggacctgagccctaggaccatgcctcaggactacctggcctgatgactccttgctgtccccagtccacctggccgtgctgctgctccagtttacaCTGTTCTGCcagtggctatggaaccctgacctgttcaccggacgtgctacctgtcccagacatgctgttttcaactctctagagacagcaggagcggtagagatactctgaatgatcggctatgaaaagctaactgacatttactcctgttgcaccctcgacaaccactgtgattattattatttgaccctgctggtcatctatataagaagggctttataaataaatttgatttgactataCCACTGAACAAACCCTTGAACAGAGGAATGTGGGTCAGCATCATGGCAGCAAAGGTACAAATTCTTTAGTTCATCCATTCATGCAACAATCACTGACAATAATCCATATTTTTCCCCATCTACAGGGAGCAGGATAAAACAACCTTGGGATTTACATTGTCTATCAAGGGAGGACCAGCAGAAATGGTTAGAaaactacactgagtgtacaaaccatcaggaacaccttcctaatattgagttgcacccccttttgctctcaaaacagcctcaatttgcatggactctacaaggtgttgaaagtgttccacatggatgctggcccatgttgactccaaagcttcccacagttatgtcaagttggctggatgtccttttggtggtggacGAATCTTGATaacaagggaaactgttgagtgtgaaaaaaaaTCCCAGCATcattacagttcttgacacaaaccgttgCGCCTGTTGTGACTCAACAGGTTGCCAAGCCGAGGGCAGCATACCATGGTTTGGCTTACCTGCTTGATGAACCACTTTCGGTAAACAACTAGATACAAGTAGAATAACTTCAGTAGCAACTATAGGTACAAGCAGAAAAATAATAAAAGGCAATATTTCTATTGCATTTGCATTTTTCCCTGTAATGTCCCTCAACAAAGGTTGAATGATCTAAGACCAAAGACAATTTGTATTTTCGATTCAGCTAATTGCATTTCATGGACTCCCATCATTCAGTAGTCGTTTTCCACCACGAAAAATGGTAGAGGAATAGCACACCTTGTAACTGGTGACATTTTCATGGATCTCTACGGGCTCCTAGATGATCTGGATCTAACCAACTGGTTTATGATTCCCTCAGCATTGGATGGTAGTGGCCCTGCTAAGCCCAACGGTAAGACCCTGATCCTGTATGAGGGTTtggaacagagccctgggggggtAATAAGGGGTAATTACCTTCACCATGGAgggaacagaacacagagagaacaggccCTGCTGAAGAACAGACAGCTGTAATGCTCCAGCCCCAACATGATTAGTGAGTCTAACAATAGTGTTGTTATTGAAAATTGACTAACAATTAATTTAATGGGATAATTGCAATCTTATCATGGGTCGCATGTGAGGTAAATATAATATTCATGGCCTGTATATCTGTATAGATAACCTACAATTGATCTTCTCAATAACAGGTGTGGGTTGCAGAGTCCAGGAGGACATCAGAGGTGATGCAGCCCCTGAGAATCGCACATTCAAGGAGCACCAACGTCTCTTATCCCTCAGATCAAATGACTCCACCAAAGTCAAAGCCTTGTAAGGAGGATCCGGAGAAGACGGGCTCAACATTCGATCAAGGCTTATCAATCAAGGCTCAACACTTTAAAAGCATAAAGATATTTTGATTATCTAATTGACCTCCAACATGATTGGCACTACTTTTATTGATCTCACATCATTTCTGTATTTTGGGCTGTCTTCTTTTAGAAATCTGTGGAGAAAATTGCTGCCCCACATCTAAGCCCAGGACATACCTGTGCTGCCAGTGCCAGAACAACAACTATCAGGTCTTCAGATCTGCCAATCTGCCAGAAGCTGTTAAATCAGCCAAGCTGAAGAAGCAAGAGCAGCATCTCCTGCTTGTTCAGAGTGAGCGGTCTGTCTACCAGAAGATGGTTGCTGACAGTAAGACCACCTGTCAAGACCTGCAGTTGTCTCAGGGGGCCCTACTGAACCAGCAAGCAAAGACATCAGGATACATTACAGCTTTGATTTTACTCAACAAGAAACATTTCCTCCTTTATACTGATTAAGGACATAGATGGATaaatagatatacagtacaataaaaaataaaataaaaatattaatatatatatatatatttgtgaggCAGACAAATACATTTCACTAAACTGTGTAAAGACAGATTGACAGGGGTGAGACAATTAATTGTAATTTATCTTAATGTTCTTTTGTTGTTTGCAGGTacactatccttctgaccctatgcagccagctCTCATCTACTTTTTAACTTCTCGCAAGTGTGTCTTGTTTGCAGTACCAGAACTTCAGGTGATTAGAATTTTCATTGCATTGTATGAGGTTATTCTTCTTATCTAAACTTGGGAGGTGAATTGATGTTGTCAAAGAGGTttttgttatttcctgttttacacCTTCGTGCTCTGGAGCCTGGTGGTATTGTCACCAAGGAGCATTCTGACTCAGTcgggaccaggtttcagctgctgcaCAACGCTGAAATCCTTCCTCGCATAGATGGTCTAcctgtacaagcaccacctggactggacacagctaGACAAACGTATCTTTTTGAGAAGATCAGGGAGTTTTGCAATGAAGAGGCTATGGGCATTTACatgccctgcaccaaagtcaaggacaggacaggaacaggctCTCCGAATATAGATTGTCTTATTCATGTGTGGTTTGGACAGACCACTCATCAGCACTATCTGCATTGCCTCACCACTCATCAGCACTATCTGCATTGCCTCACCACTTATCAACACTATCTGCATTGCCTCACCACTCATCAGCACTATCTGCATTGCCTCACCACTCATCAGCACTATCTGCATTGCCTCACCACTTTACCCGATTGTATGCATACAACTACCtcgtctatcactactgttattgtTCGTGTACATACTGTATGAGTTTATATTTGCACTATTTCTGATACTACACATGTGACCCTTTGGCTGTacagtttacaccttctgtagagacccatccacaTAGCAACATATTGATATATAAAATGAATATTGATGTGTGTGGTCGTAACATGACTTTGTGACATACcacacagactcactaaacacaaatgctttgtttgtaaattatatccgagtgttggagtgtgtccctggctatccgtcaataaaaCATTAAAATAGGGCCATCTGGTTTAATCAATCTGACTTCTACTTTTGACACTTAACGGCCCAAAGATGTTAATGTACTTTTGAGAcataagtatttttttaaattaaaaagcaaatacttttagacttttactcaagtagtattttactgtgtgactttaacttcagtcattttctattaagtcaTCTTTACATCTGGACACTTTGTTTACCTGGACtctttccttattgtaggctactaccacTTTAAGTCTTAATCTTTACTACACCACTCACTGTTCAGTGCATGACtgcacatgtgaatccttaaaaagagatgggtggggctggctTAAGAGTGTGTGAACAAGGCTGAATGTGTATCGACAATATAGACAAAgtagagctctccagtaggtaccaaaacattcaaaggccattttctcaaaagtgagttttaCAAgtatatcaactttcaaagcagaattacttatccattgttcctcaaaaatgcagtgtatgatatgccatgttgtagctctgagtctctactttttatccaatgtaaaacaaccaatttcaaatgttgctacagaataccgaatccaggtggtgagtcaaaAATGCTTATTGCATGAGTCTGTTGTTTAATTTAACTCAAATCAAAACTTAGGTACATTATTAATGGATTTTTGAAATAAATTAAATGGTTATTTTTAGCAAATTTACAACAGCAATCAAACGTGTTTTATAAAGCCCATTTTACATCagtagttgtcacaaagtgcattatagatacccagcctaaaaccccaaagagtgAGCAATGCAGAGGCACAGCGGTCATGGTACACATTATAGATGTACCGTATACTTCCCATACAATTCAGGACACCTTCCCAGAGTTAAAAACAGACACAGTAGCAGCTTTAAAGAAGAAATGCAGCTACAATATATAAAATGTGTCCCCCCTTTTTAAATTTGTCCACTTCAATTAGTCAAGTTATAGATGTGTACAGTACAGGTATACAAGTTGATTTCCCCTTTAAAATGATTTAAACGTAAAATATTTAAACAAAAACAGTTATTTAATGCGCTGGTAAAACTGCACCACTGCTTTCTCCTGGTCGTGTGTCTCAATAGAGCCGTGACGTAATCTTCTGATCTCACTGATGGCGTCGATGCCTGAGATCTGCCTGGTCTTCACCAGATAGCAGGCCAACATGGTGCCTGTCCTCCCGTGGCCATGCATACAGTGAACAGCTACACCCTACAGCAGAGAGAAATACATGTGGTTGACTTACATAGATAAAGATACAGAAGGATGTGTGTTAATGTACATCAATGGTTGACAATAATTAAACTGTGTACATTTTGACTGTGACCACTGTGAACTCAGTGGGCAATGTTTGTTTGGTTTCGTGTGTCAAAACAGAAGTAAGGAGGTCCTCTGATGTAGTAGCTGAATAATGGGTAACTGAACACTTCTTAAACTGAACCCTTACCTCGCCTTTAGCATTCGATTCCTCCACAATAGACAGAAACCTCTGAATTTGTTCTGGAGTTGGTGGGGTGAAGTCTATTATCTTGATGTGGTGTAGTTTCACTCCTGGGACCGTATCACAGTTGGGAGGTTTTTTCTCACACAAGCAGACCAGGTGTTGAATGCCATTGTCCAGAAGGTATTGGTAGTGGGCAGTCATTCGAGGGAGAGCCAGTCCTGCCAACTTTTTAGGTTCGACCCAGGAGAAATTAGGGGGTGGACTACAGGCCATGGCAAAGTCAATCTGAAATTTTGTGAAATGTAGAGATTGTTTTACCATTCAATAATCTCATATTCACAGCCAGTCACAATGTGCATTCAGATGCCCATAAACCCATTGCTGTGTTGACGTTACAACGGTGAAACAGTTTGGCCTCACTTGTATAGTATTTAGGAAAGATGACTGCAATCTGGCCGAGTTGAATTGTACTCCACTGGGAGACCGCATGATACTCGAACAAGGTTTATTATAAACATGCGGTTGGTATAACTAGTTAACTAAAAGATTTCCCCTTTCATCTGTGACTTTGACACTTTCAACCCACTCAAAAGCAGCTAGTTAGTAgtaggatgtcataaggtgaacgcaccaatttgtaagtcgctctggataagagcgtctgctaaatgacttaaatgtaaatgtagtagctACTAGTTGAGTTAGCTAAATAAATCCATAAGCGTCCATGACAAACGGTGGGCGTCAACTCTGTGTACCAAAAAAACAGATAATAAACTAACATTTTCTATATTGACAAAAATCCAAATGTAATATCAAGTTTGCTTACTAGCCATCTTTACGTAAAGTTTATAAAAtaggttgctagctagcatgctacTGGCACCTGTCAATTCATTCATGCATTTACTTACATTCAGTATTGTTTTCTGAAGAAAGCCGTGTATAAAAACGTCAGATCT
Above is a genomic segment from Oncorhynchus gorbuscha isolate QuinsamMale2020 ecotype Even-year linkage group LG10, OgorEven_v1.0, whole genome shotgun sequence containing:
- the dusp23b gene encoding dual specificity protein phosphatase 23b, whose amino-acid sequence is MACSPPPNFSWVEPKKLAGLALPRMTAHYQYLLDNGIQHLVCLCEKKPPNCDTVPGVKLHHIKIIDFTPPTPEQIQRFLSIVEESNAKGEGVAVHCMHGHGRTGTMLACYLVKTRQISGIDAISEIRRLRHGSIETHDQEKAVVQFYQRIK